One genomic segment of Bombina bombina isolate aBomBom1 chromosome 4, aBomBom1.pri, whole genome shotgun sequence includes these proteins:
- the TSSK6 gene encoding testis-specific serine/threonine-protein kinase 6: MSASLRDRGDYLLKCIGYRVRRTISDGLFSKVKEAVSVTYKCKVAIKEYDTKRIDPEFVTKFLPRETSILRSLHHPNIVHIFELIKTNNSLQYIIMEMCETDLLTVVQQEERIKPPNDKRLFREIASAVHYLHEHHLVHRDLKCENVLLTKNGRAKITDFSFAKTSLGPTDLSATYCGSLAYSPPEVIMCLPYDAKKFDIWSLGVLLFVMVTGVFPFDPSNVALLVEMQKRGVVFPASVPIDNACKTLIQQMLDYNPASRPDTSTVLNSRWLCDMEQKS; the protein is encoded by the exons ATGTCTGCCAGTCTCAGAGACCGTGGTGACTATTTATTGAAATGCATTGGCTACAGGGTAAGACGGACAATCAGTGACGGTTTGTTCTCCAAGGTCAAGGAGGCTGTCTCAGTGACCTACAAATGCAAAGTAGCAATCAAAGAGTATGATACCAAACGAATAGACCCAGAGTTTGTTACTAAGTTCTTGCCCCGGGAAACTTCTATCCTAAGGTCTTTGCATCACCCTAATATTGTTCATATCTTTGAGTTAATCAAAACAAACAACAGTCTACAGTACATCATCATGGAGATGTGCGAGACAGATCTCTTGACTGTGGTGCAACAAGAAGAAAGAATAAAACCGCCAAATGACAAACGCTTATTTAGAGAGATTGCCAGTGCTGTACACTACTTACATGAGCATCACCTGGTCCACCGTGACTTAAAATGTGAAAATGTGCTTCTTACCAAGAATGGAAGAGCCAAAATCACTGACTTCAGCTTCGCGAAAACCTCCCTAGGCCCTACAGACCTTTCTGCTACATACTGCGGGTCCCTTGCCTATAGTCCACCTGAG GTAATTATGTGTCTTCCATACGATGCAAAGAAGTTTGACATATGGAGCCTTGGAGTGCTGCTTTTTGTTATGGTGACTGGTGTTTTTCCTTTTGATCCATCAAATGTTGCATTATTGGTTGAGATGCAAAAAAGGGGGGTAGTATTCCCAGCGTCTGTGCCCATAGACAATGCATGTAAGACTCTTATACAACAGATGCTGGATTACAACCCTGCAAGCCGACCTGATACCAGCACTGTGCTGAACAGCCGCTGGTTGTGTGACATGGAACAGAAATCATAA